The Streptomyces sp. NL15-2K genome contains a region encoding:
- a CDS encoding cellulase family glycosylhydrolase, which translates to MAGLATLLGLAVLGALSPAMAHAQSPGALATGLHIDNGRLVEGNGNDFVMRGVNHAHTWYPGETQSLADIKALGANTVRVVLSNGHRWTKNSPEDVAAVVDDCKANRLICVLEVHDTTGYAEEAAAATLDQAADYWIGLKDVLAGEENYVIVNIGNEPWGNTNPAGWTDPTIAAVKKLRNAGFEHTIMVDAPNWGQDWQGVMRANAQTVYDADPTGNLIFSIHMYSVFDTAQEINDYLKAFVDAKLPLLIGEFGGPPDQWGDPDEDTMMAAAEQLDLGYLAWSWSGNTDPILDLSIGFDPNQLSSWGQRIFNGANGIAQTSKEATVYGGGNPGDTQAPTAPGTPKASAVTATSATLTWTAATDNVGVTGYDIVRVSGGTETKVAASTTNSATVTGLTADTAYTFAVYARDAAGNRSPRSATMNVTTGSAPTGTCSVGYRATNEWPGGFQGEITLRNTGTTALNGWKLAFTFANGQTITNMWGGTHTQSAGTVNVTPASYTSAIPAGGSVTVGFIASKGATNTAPTTFTLNGAACTTT; encoded by the coding sequence CTGGCCGGATTGGCGACGCTCCTGGGGCTCGCCGTCCTCGGCGCCCTCTCCCCGGCCATGGCCCACGCCCAGTCGCCCGGCGCCCTCGCCACCGGCCTCCACATCGACAACGGCCGCCTCGTCGAAGGCAACGGCAACGACTTCGTGATGCGCGGCGTCAACCACGCCCACACCTGGTACCCGGGCGAGACGCAGTCGCTGGCCGACATCAAGGCGCTGGGCGCCAACACCGTCCGCGTCGTCCTCTCCAACGGCCACCGCTGGACCAAGAACAGCCCCGAGGACGTGGCAGCGGTCGTCGACGACTGCAAGGCCAACCGCCTCATCTGCGTGCTGGAGGTGCACGACACCACCGGCTACGCCGAGGAGGCCGCGGCCGCCACGCTCGACCAGGCGGCCGACTACTGGATCGGCCTGAAGGACGTGCTGGCCGGCGAAGAGAACTACGTCATCGTCAACATCGGCAACGAGCCCTGGGGCAACACCAACCCGGCCGGCTGGACCGACCCCACCATCGCCGCCGTCAAGAAGCTGCGCAACGCCGGATTCGAGCACACGATCATGGTGGACGCGCCCAACTGGGGCCAGGACTGGCAAGGCGTCATGCGCGCCAACGCCCAGACCGTCTACGACGCCGACCCCACCGGCAACCTGATCTTCTCGATCCACATGTACAGCGTCTTCGACACCGCCCAGGAGATCAACGACTACCTGAAGGCCTTCGTCGACGCCAAACTGCCCCTCCTCATCGGCGAGTTCGGCGGACCCCCCGACCAGTGGGGCGACCCGGACGAGGACACCATGATGGCCGCCGCCGAGCAGCTCGACCTCGGCTACCTCGCCTGGTCCTGGAGCGGCAACACCGACCCGATCCTCGACCTGTCGATCGGCTTCGACCCCAACCAGCTCAGCTCCTGGGGCCAGCGCATCTTCAACGGCGCCAACGGCATCGCCCAGACCTCCAAGGAAGCCACCGTCTACGGCGGCGGCAACCCCGGCGACACCCAGGCCCCGACCGCTCCCGGCACCCCGAAGGCGTCCGCCGTGACGGCCACCTCCGCCACCCTCACCTGGACCGCGGCCACCGACAACGTCGGCGTCACCGGCTACGACATCGTCCGCGTGAGCGGCGGCACCGAGACCAAGGTCGCGGCATCCACCACCAACTCAGCCACGGTGACCGGCCTCACCGCCGACACGGCGTACACCTTCGCCGTCTACGCCCGCGACGCGGCCGGCAACCGCTCGCCCCGCTCGGCCACGATGAACGTCACCACCGGCAGTGCCCCGACCGGGACCTGCTCCGTGGGCTACCGGGCCACCAACGAGTGGCCGGGCGGCTTCCAGGGCGAGATCACCCTCCGTAACACCGGCACCACCGCCCTCAACGGCTGGAAGCTCGCCTTCACCTTCGCCAACGGCCAGACCATCACCAACATGTGGGGAGGAACCCACACTCAGAGCGCCGGCACGGTCAACGTCACCCCCGCCTCCTACACCTCCGCGATCCCCGCCGGCGGTTCGGTCACCGTCGGCTTCATCGCGAGCAAGGGCGCCACGAACACGGCCCCGACCACCTTCACCCTCAACGGTGCCGCCTGCACCACCACCTGA
- a CDS encoding beta-L-arabinofuranosidase domain-containing protein, producing the protein MSQPPTRRRLLRLAAGTAAAAPLAHAAVPAHAASTGAAPNAASAQPTAAPPTWPVRPFALDQVTLGEGEFRDKRDLMLDYARTYPADRILAVFRANAGLDTRGARPPGGWETSDGNLRGHYGGHFLTLIAQAYADTREAAIKSKLDYLVGALGECQTALAEHGTPKPSHPGYLAAYPETQFILLESYTTYPTIWAPYYTCHKIMRGLLDAHTLAGNEQALAIASKMGDWVHSRLGHLPKAQLERMWSIYIAGEYGGMNEVMADLHALTGREEHLAAARCFDNTALLDACAEDRDILDGRHANQHIPQFTGYLRLFDHTGEEEYAAAARNFWGMVAGPRMYSLGGTGQGEMFRARGAIAATLDAKNAETCATYNMLKLSRQLFFREPDPAYMDYYERGLTNHILASRRDAPSTNSPEVTYFVGMGPGVVREFGNTGTCCGGTGMENHTKYQDSVYFRSADGSALYVNLYLASTLRWPERGFVIEQTSTYPAEGVRTLTFREGSGRLDLKLRVPSWATGGFTVTVNGVRERAEAEPGSYLTLSRRWRRGDRVRISAPYRLRVERALDDPAVQSVFHGPVLLVAQSPEQGFRTFSFYKDFTLRGDLSDVLRPEGRPLHFTTHGLTLAPFFIGDDTRYHAYFRRSEPVVVFGTADSGVPNRARGDGLTFLDVLWEQAPFSTTGRFVRAVRVLADSWLSEGLFTRAERDGVVAAAVRADLRY; encoded by the coding sequence CGGTGCGGCCCCGAACGCGGCGTCCGCCCAGCCCACCGCCGCCCCGCCCACCTGGCCGGTACGTCCCTTCGCGCTGGACCAAGTCACCCTCGGCGAGGGCGAGTTCCGCGACAAGCGCGACCTGATGCTCGACTACGCCAGGACCTACCCGGCCGACCGAATCCTGGCGGTCTTCCGTGCCAACGCCGGTCTCGACACCCGAGGCGCCCGGCCGCCGGGCGGCTGGGAGACCTCCGACGGCAACCTGCGCGGCCACTACGGCGGCCACTTCCTCACCCTGATCGCCCAGGCGTACGCCGACACACGGGAGGCGGCGATCAAGTCCAAACTCGACTATCTGGTCGGCGCGCTCGGCGAGTGCCAGACGGCCCTGGCCGAGCACGGCACGCCGAAGCCGAGCCACCCCGGCTACCTCGCGGCCTACCCGGAGACGCAGTTCATCCTGCTGGAGAGCTACACGACCTACCCCACCATCTGGGCGCCCTACTACACCTGCCACAAGATCATGCGCGGCCTGCTCGACGCACACACCCTGGCCGGGAACGAACAGGCCCTGGCCATCGCCTCGAAGATGGGCGACTGGGTGCACAGCCGGCTCGGCCACCTGCCGAAGGCGCAACTGGAGCGCATGTGGTCGATCTACATAGCCGGTGAATACGGCGGGATGAACGAGGTGATGGCGGACCTGCACGCCCTCACCGGCCGGGAGGAACACCTCGCCGCCGCCCGCTGCTTCGACAACACCGCGCTGCTGGACGCCTGCGCCGAGGACCGCGACATCCTCGACGGCCGGCACGCCAACCAGCACATCCCGCAGTTCACCGGCTATCTGCGGCTGTTCGACCACACGGGCGAGGAGGAGTACGCCGCCGCGGCCCGCAACTTCTGGGGCATGGTCGCGGGCCCCCGGATGTACAGCCTGGGCGGCACGGGCCAGGGCGAGATGTTCCGCGCCCGGGGCGCCATCGCGGCCACCCTGGACGCCAAGAACGCTGAGACCTGCGCGACGTACAACATGCTCAAGCTGAGCCGGCAGTTGTTCTTCCGCGAGCCGGACCCGGCCTACATGGACTACTACGAGAGGGGCCTGACCAACCACATCCTCGCCTCCCGGCGGGACGCGCCCAGCACGAACAGTCCGGAGGTCACCTACTTCGTCGGCATGGGCCCGGGTGTCGTGCGCGAGTTCGGCAACACCGGCACCTGCTGCGGCGGCACCGGCATGGAGAACCACACCAAGTACCAGGACTCGGTCTACTTCCGCTCCGCCGACGGCAGCGCACTGTACGTCAACCTCTACCTGGCCTCGACCCTGCGGTGGCCGGAGCGGGGCTTCGTCATCGAGCAGACGAGCACCTATCCGGCCGAGGGCGTGCGCACCCTGACGTTCCGTGAGGGCAGCGGCAGGCTCGACCTGAAACTCCGGGTCCCGTCCTGGGCCACGGGGGGCTTCACCGTCACGGTCAACGGGGTCCGCGAACGGGCCGAGGCCGAGCCCGGCAGCTACCTCACCCTGAGCAGGAGATGGCGGCGCGGCGACCGGGTCCGGATCTCCGCGCCCTACCGTCTGCGCGTCGAAAGGGCCCTGGACGATCCCGCCGTCCAGTCGGTGTTCCACGGTCCGGTGCTGCTGGTCGCGCAGAGCCCGGAACAGGGATTCCGTACGTTCTCGTTCTACAAGGACTTCACCCTCCGGGGCGATCTCTCCGACGTGCTCAGGCCCGAGGGCCGGCCCCTGCACTTCACCACGCACGGCCTCACCCTCGCCCCGTTCTTCATCGGGGACGACACCCGCTACCACGCCTACTTCCGGCGCTCGGAGCCGGTCGTCGTGTTCGGCACGGCCGACTCGGGCGTACCCAACCGTGCCCGCGGTGACGGTCTGACGTTCCTCGACGTGCTGTGGGAGCAGGCGCCCTTCTCGACCACCGGGCGTTTCGTGCGGGCGGTGCGCGTCCTCGCCGACAGCTGGCTGTCCGAAGGGCTGTTCACGCGCGCGGAACGGGACGGTGTCGTCGCGGCGGCCGTCCGGGCGGACTTGAGGTACTGA